TACTTATGGACCTATTCCATATTCAAAGATGGGTGGCGGACAGTTTGCTGTTGAATATGATAGCGTAGAAGATGTATATCATAAGATGATTGATGACCTGGATGAGAGCATTAATGCATTGACAGTCTTTTTGGAAGAAAATAAGGGAAAGAAAATTCCAATCGCAGAATTTGACCTGATTTACGACGGTGATTTTAGTAAATGGGTGCGGTTTGCCAATTCTTTGAAGTTTCGTATGGCAGTTCGTATAGCCAATGTGGATACGGATTATGCAAAAGAAGTGATGACAAAGGCGATTGCAGCCGGTGTTATTGAGTCTAATGGCGATAATGCTTTCTTGCCTACCTCTGATAATCCTTACTACAAGGCATCCAATGACTGGGGAGATCTTGCCATGAATGCCATGATGTCTGCTTACATGAATGGATATAACGATCCTCGTCGTTCTGTTTATATGCTCAAGACGGCGGATGATGTTTATCGTGGTGTTCGTATAGGTATTCCTAATATTAATAAAGGCATTTACGGAACAGCTCAATATTCGAAGCCGGCATTCAAAAAGGATTCTCCTTTATTGGTTTATTGTGCGGCAGAGACATTCTTCCTGAAGGCCGAAGCGGCATTACAAGGATGGATTCCCGGTGGAACAAGCCAAAGTAAAATCTATTATGAGCAAGGGATTACTACTTCAATGGAGCAACATGGTGTAGCGATAGGTACTTATTTGTCTGGTACTACATCTGCAACCAGGTATAACGATCCTAACGGAAACGTGAATGCCCCGAGTTTTAGCTCTATTACAGTATCCTGGGATAATGGCTCGGCTACCACAACTATGAAATTGGAAAAGATCATCACCCAGAAATGGCTTGCCAACTATCCATTGGGATTTGAAGCTTGGGCAGACCATCGTCGTACAGGATATCCGCAGATGATTACAGCTCAGAGTAATCTAAGTTCTGCCAATTCCATAGGTAGTATTACTAATTCCAAGACTCGCCTGGTACGTCGTTTGCCTTATCCTGTTTCTGAATACTCCGGCAATACACAGAATGTCGAGGCTGCTGTAGCCAACTTGTTGGGAGGAGCCGATACGGGAGCTACGGATCTTTGGTGGGCACGTAAGAATTAAATCTTAAAAATGTAATATTATGAAGATGAAATATTTAAATATATCGTTCTATATAACTTTCGCCTGCATGATTTTAGCGGGATGCAGCGATTGGGTAGAGATTGAACCTATAAAATTTGGAGAGTCGGATTTAAATGGGACTACGAAAACTGAAGCTGATTATGCAGCTTTACGCGAATGGAAAAGTACTCCGAATCTGCCTCAGATATTTGTTTGGTTCGACAACTGGACAGGAACTTCTCCCACGGGTGAGAATAGTCTGAGGGGTTTGCCGGATTCCGTAACGATAGCTTCCAACTGGGGAGGTCATCCAAAGTTCAACCTAAGTCCGGAACGTCGTGCAGATATGGAATATGTGCAAAAAGTAAAAGGTACGAAAGTGGTAGTTACCCTTTTCTCTGCACAGGTCGGAGATGATATGCCCGAACTGCCTATATATAATATTGGCAATAGCAGTGATGAAGCTGTGGTAAGACCGGCTATCCGCACTTATGCCGAAGCTATCTACGATCATGTGATAGAATCCGGATATGATGGCTACGACTGGGATTACGAACCGCAGGGCGGCGGTGGCTCCAGCAATTACCTGTGGACTAATAAAGTGCAAAGAAGAATTTTC
The DNA window shown above is from Bacteroides faecium and carries:
- a CDS encoding SusD/RagB family nutrient-binding outer membrane lipoprotein; protein product: MKQYRFKTTIIVAMSICCAVLFASCTGNFEELNTHPTNPDPTKDMTEAERVGTLIPSMLYLMHNFQENQNQMIEQMVGGQYGGYFATTNNWQGTNFGTFNPPANWVEYPFNTLFTKFYSNYLTIKDVTEGKGYVFSWVNIIRVAVMLRVVDTYGPIPYSKMGGGQFAVEYDSVEDVYHKMIDDLDESINALTVFLEENKGKKIPIAEFDLIYDGDFSKWVRFANSLKFRMAVRIANVDTDYAKEVMTKAIAAGVIESNGDNAFLPTSDNPYYKASNDWGDLAMNAMMSAYMNGYNDPRRSVYMLKTADDVYRGVRIGIPNINKGIYGTAQYSKPAFKKDSPLLVYCAAETFFLKAEAALQGWIPGGTSQSKIYYEQGITTSMEQHGVAIGTYLSGTTSATRYNDPNGNVNAPSFSSITVSWDNGSATTTMKLEKIITQKWLANYPLGFEAWADHRRTGYPQMITAQSNLSSANSIGSITNSKTRLVRRLPYPVSEYSGNTQNVEAAVANLLGGADTGATDLWWARKN
- a CDS encoding glycoside hydrolase family 18; the protein is MKMKYLNISFYITFACMILAGCSDWVEIEPIKFGESDLNGTTKTEADYAALREWKSTPNLPQIFVWFDNWTGTSPTGENSLRGLPDSVTIASNWGGHPKFNLSPERRADMEYVQKVKGTKVVVTLFSAQVGDDMPELPIYNIGNSSDEAVVRPAIRTYAEAIYDHVIESGYDGYDWDYEPQGGGGSSNYLWTNKVQRRIFVEELSYWFGKGSQRTDRDGRKPAKPGLLFIIDGEIGVRGRMDKDWVSYYVDYFVLQAYGVTSASNLTTRLEGVFTDMENWVNDGTITKDEIVRRTIFTENFESYAGTGGGFLGMSKYVYNKNDINEQIGGCGLYRSGFDYNQGKGDYNGSPEYYFLRQGITNMYTIYKERLNPVEPAPEE